In Desulfosediminicola ganghwensis, a single window of DNA contains:
- a CDS encoding TRAP transporter small permease produces the protein MRAKTVLKVLDNLESYLCQILLVFFVCLLFLQIVLRLVFGLMDTLSHYIVFFDKYDLPASLPWGEELSRFAFVWFVYFGATYAARLAAHNRVTFQFKLFPEFVGNISMLLSDLVWIAFNATMIFFSINVIKEGFQYPEYSPTLDWIMAYVFLIFPIAFTLMTMRIIQVNIMKYVLKIEIADVDRIETEAYESMSSKDKVMQ, from the coding sequence ATGCGAGCCAAAACAGTTTTGAAAGTATTGGACAATTTAGAGAGCTATCTCTGTCAGATCCTGCTGGTTTTTTTTGTGTGTCTGCTCTTTTTGCAGATTGTTCTCAGGCTGGTGTTTGGCTTAATGGATACTCTGTCCCATTATATCGTTTTTTTTGACAAATATGACCTGCCTGCATCTCTGCCCTGGGGTGAAGAGCTATCACGATTCGCTTTTGTCTGGTTTGTCTATTTTGGTGCAACGTATGCGGCACGACTCGCTGCCCATAACAGGGTCACTTTCCAGTTCAAGCTGTTTCCCGAATTCGTCGGAAATATTTCGATGCTGCTGTCGGATCTTGTCTGGATTGCTTTTAACGCCACCATGATTTTCTTCAGTATCAACGTAATCAAAGAAGGGTTTCAGTATCCGGAATATTCTCCGACTCTCGACTGGATTATGGCCTATGTATTCCTGATTTTTCCTATCGCCTTCACTCTGATGACCATGCGGATTATTCAGGTAAATATAATGAAATATGTCCTGAAAATTGAAATTGCTGACGTGGATAGAATCGAAACTGAAGCA
- a CDS encoding TRAP transporter substrate-binding protein: MKRLTMLCLMALLVVTFTVPLSAFAEKTLKIGLGDPIDSDQGVLALRFKDIVEKASGGRYKVDIFPGGQLGDEQKMVKDARRGSIDGAVVAINNVTPFAKKLGVLTLPYLLQSFDDAVKATTGDLGNKWREILVKEAGIRPLGWGYSNFRVLTNSKRPVNTLADLKGLKIRVPKNAIMIETWKALDAEPVPMAWPETFTAMQQKVVDGQDNPHMVNYTMKFYEVQNYTSECHYLFSLQPLVFGEKFFQSLSPEDQAMFTRAGIEAQQYNLMFSLTGAETAKQNMIKEGVAYNDIEDEDQWAKIAMEKVWPKFYDSVGGKAAVDEVVTALGR; encoded by the coding sequence ATGAAACGGTTAACGATGTTGTGTTTGATGGCTCTGTTGGTTGTGACGTTCACAGTGCCGCTATCTGCATTTGCAGAAAAGACTTTGAAAATAGGCCTGGGAGACCCCATTGACTCCGATCAGGGCGTTCTGGCCTTACGTTTTAAAGATATCGTGGAAAAAGCCAGTGGTGGAAGATACAAAGTCGATATTTTCCCAGGCGGGCAACTCGGTGACGAACAAAAAATGGTCAAGGATGCCAGAAGGGGTTCCATTGATGGAGCGGTTGTGGCCATTAATAACGTCACTCCCTTTGCTAAGAAATTAGGCGTTCTGACCTTGCCATATCTCTTACAGAGCTTCGATGATGCGGTAAAAGCAACGACTGGTGATCTTGGCAATAAGTGGAGAGAAATTCTTGTTAAGGAAGCAGGTATCCGTCCCTTGGGATGGGGGTATTCTAACTTCCGCGTCCTGACCAACTCCAAAAGACCTGTCAATACACTTGCAGATCTCAAAGGGCTTAAAATCAGGGTTCCGAAGAATGCAATCATGATTGAAACCTGGAAAGCACTTGATGCGGAACCAGTGCCCATGGCATGGCCGGAGACCTTTACCGCCATGCAGCAAAAGGTTGTTGACGGGCAGGACAATCCCCATATGGTCAACTACACCATGAAGTTTTATGAAGTGCAGAATTACACCTCTGAATGCCATTATCTTTTTTCCCTGCAGCCCCTTGTTTTCGGAGAGAAATTTTTTCAATCCCTCTCCCCGGAAGATCAGGCAATGTTCACCCGGGCTGGTATAGAGGCGCAGCAGTATAATCTCATGTTCAGCCTTACCGGAGCTGAAACAGCAAAACAAAACATGATCAAAGAAGGTGTCGCATATAACGACATCGAAGATGAAGATCAGTGGGCAAAGATTGCAATGGAGAAGGTCTGGCCGAAATTTTATGACAGTGTAGGCGGAAAAGCTGCCGTGGATGAGGTTGTAACAGCACTTGGACGTTAG
- a CDS encoding histidinol phosphate phosphatase domain-containing protein, producing MIDLHTHTLFSDGAFVPSEHLRRVETLGYEAIAITDHADSSNLHILIPNLARVAADLNPVTKTRLIVGVELTHVPPSLIKPLTIKARELGAQLVVVHGETPVEPVLAGTNRAALEAGVDILAHPGFLSEEDSVLAAENNTYLELSGRKGHSLTNGHVARMAAKTGAPLVINADAHDSSDFLSAEMAEKVGLGAGISKEDYQQIRQNMKDIVSRV from the coding sequence ATGATAGATCTTCACACCCACACCTTGTTCAGTGATGGCGCCTTTGTTCCTTCAGAGCACCTACGGAGAGTGGAAACACTCGGCTACGAGGCTATCGCCATTACCGACCATGCAGACTCCTCAAATCTGCATATCTTGATCCCAAATCTTGCCCGAGTTGCTGCTGATCTCAATCCCGTCACGAAAACCAGGCTCATCGTCGGTGTTGAATTAACCCATGTTCCACCATCGTTAATCAAGCCATTAACAATAAAAGCCCGTGAACTCGGAGCTCAACTGGTTGTTGTGCATGGGGAAACACCTGTGGAGCCGGTCCTTGCCGGTACAAACAGGGCAGCGCTCGAGGCTGGAGTTGACATCTTGGCTCACCCCGGTTTTCTCAGTGAGGAGGATTCAGTTCTTGCAGCTGAAAACAACACCTACCTTGAGCTCTCAGGCCGCAAAGGCCACAGCCTGACCAATGGTCATGTCGCCAGGATGGCTGCAAAGACCGGGGCACCTCTGGTCATTAACGCCGATGCCCACGATTCAAGCGACTTCCTTTCTGCTGAGATGGCAGAAAAGGTCGGTCTCGGTGCCGGCATCAGCAAGGAAGACTACCAGCAGATTCGTCAAAATATGAAAGATATTGTCAGCAGAGTTTAA
- a CDS encoding SDR family NAD(P)-dependent oxidoreductase, translated as MKIIDKLFDLNGRVALVTGGNSGIGRAIAFCLAEAGAAVIHVARKEEPLKDAVNDVLNINGKAAYLTCDVADMDALAETAEKSASFFGAPDILVNAAGINMRQSWENISTDSWDKQIDINLKAPFFLARHLIPGMKEKGWGRIINIASLQSERAFPNSVPYGASKGGVVQLTRAMAEAWSADESGITCNAIGPGFFKTGLTSGLYGQEQVIDALARQTIIGRNGELDDLKGVAIFLASPASGYITGQTVYVDGGWTAK; from the coding sequence ATGAAAATTATTGATAAGTTATTTGACCTTAACGGTCGTGTTGCACTTGTTACCGGCGGCAACTCAGGAATTGGCAGAGCTATTGCGTTCTGTCTTGCCGAAGCAGGCGCTGCCGTTATCCATGTGGCAAGAAAAGAAGAACCATTAAAGGATGCTGTCAATGATGTGTTAAATATAAACGGGAAGGCAGCGTATTTAACCTGTGATGTGGCTGATATGGATGCTCTGGCTGAAACAGCAGAAAAATCGGCGTCATTTTTCGGAGCACCTGATATTCTGGTGAATGCTGCTGGTATTAACATGCGGCAGTCCTGGGAAAACATCAGCACCGATAGTTGGGACAAGCAGATTGATATTAATTTGAAGGCACCTTTCTTTCTGGCGCGACACCTTATTCCAGGCATGAAAGAAAAAGGGTGGGGAAGAATCATCAATATTGCCTCACTTCAATCAGAACGTGCGTTTCCAAACAGTGTGCCCTACGGTGCCTCCAAAGGCGGAGTAGTGCAGTTAACCAGGGCTATGGCTGAGGCATGGTCCGCTGATGAAAGTGGTATCACATGTAATGCTATTGGACCTGGCTTTTTCAAAACAGGTTTGACTTCAGGCCTCTATGGTCAGGAGCAGGTGATTGACGCCCTTGCCCGTCAAACCATTATTGGCCGAAATGGAGAGCTTGATGACCTGAAAGGCGTTGCAATATTTCTTGCTTCACCTGCGTCTGGTTATATTACTGGCCAGACGGTTTATGTCGATGGTGGCTGGACTGCAAAATAA
- the eutC gene encoding ethanolamine ammonia-lyase subunit EutC — protein MSIHNPIITQDPWKKLRRHTDARIALGRAGVSLPLNEHLRFKLAHARARDAVYQPVRTDDILSSLETDKRKALLLHSMASDRMEYLTRPDIGRALNHTSKELLRSGKSGFDICIVICDGLSAPAVNETAAAVTNGLLELVDQTTLSASPVCMVTNGRVAVGDEIGLLLKAKMVVILIGERPGLSSPNSLGAYITCDPKPGTTDEARNCISNIRHGGMSVSKAVRKIAYLVEEGFRIGETGVRLKDKMDDEYTPLLSFKTDL, from the coding sequence ATGAGTATACACAACCCAATAATCACCCAGGATCCCTGGAAAAAGTTGCGGCGGCACACCGATGCCCGAATTGCCCTTGGAAGGGCTGGGGTCAGCCTCCCTCTCAATGAGCACCTGAGGTTCAAGCTTGCCCACGCCAGAGCAAGGGATGCCGTGTATCAGCCTGTCCGAACCGATGACATCCTTTCGTCCCTGGAGACCGATAAAAGAAAAGCACTGCTGCTTCACTCCATGGCCTCTGACAGGATGGAGTACCTCACTAGGCCTGATATAGGGAGGGCGCTCAACCACACCTCCAAAGAGTTATTGCGTAGCGGGAAAAGCGGTTTTGATATTTGTATTGTTATCTGCGACGGCCTGTCTGCCCCTGCTGTAAATGAAACAGCAGCAGCGGTAACGAACGGATTGCTGGAACTCGTTGACCAGACAACCCTGAGCGCTTCACCTGTCTGTATGGTTACCAACGGGCGTGTTGCTGTCGGAGATGAGATCGGCCTTCTCTTAAAAGCAAAAATGGTCGTGATACTCATAGGGGAAAGACCGGGGTTGAGTTCGCCTAATTCACTTGGGGCATATATAACCTGTGATCCGAAGCCTGGTACAACCGATGAGGCTCGAAACTGCATCTCAAACATCAGACATGGCGGAATGTCCGTTTCCAAAGCAGTCAGAAAAATAGCGTATCTTGTTGAGGAGGGGTTCAGAATTGGCGAGACAGGTGTCAGACTTAAGGACAAAATGGATGATGAATATACACCGTTACTCAGTTTCAAGACTGATTTATAG